A stretch of the Candidatus Coatesbacteria bacterium genome encodes the following:
- a CDS encoding ribonuclease HII, which translates to MLDYTYENSLQGPVAGLDEAGRGPLAGPVTAAAVILDPADVPAGLDDSKRLSPKRRACLAAEIENHAAAWAVAHACPGQIARLNVIGASFAAMGRAVAELATRPRLLLVDGPPQHLHQHSLNVPARFIVGGDGRIASIAAAGILAKVYRDRLMVRLDELYPGYGFAANKGYGTQALEALRRLGPCPAHRWSWRAVQQTALFG; encoded by the coding sequence ATGCTGGACTACACCTATGAAAACAGTCTGCAAGGCCCCGTGGCCGGTCTCGACGAGGCCGGCCGCGGTCCCCTGGCCGGTCCGGTGACCGCCGCCGCCGTGATCCTCGATCCGGCCGACGTGCCCGCCGGGCTGGACGATTCCAAACGCCTGAGCCCTAAGCGGCGCGCGTGCCTGGCCGCCGAGATCGAAAACCACGCCGCCGCCTGGGCCGTCGCCCACGCCTGCCCCGGCCAGATCGCCCGCCTCAACGTCATCGGCGCCTCCTTCGCCGCCATGGGTCGGGCCGTTGCGGAACTGGCCACCCGGCCCCGCCTGTTGTTGGTCGACGGTCCGCCCCAACACCTGCATCAACACAGCCTCAACGTACCCGCCCGCTTCATCGTCGGCGGCGACGGCCGCATCGCCAGCATCGCCGCCGCCGGCATCCTGGCCAAGGTCTACCGCGACCGGCTGATGGTCCGCCTGGATGAGCTGTACCCCGGCTACGGCTTCGCCGCCAACAAGGGCTACGGCACCCAGGCCCTCGAAGCCCTGCGCCGCCTGGGCCCCTGCCCGGCCCACCGCTGGAGCTGGCGCGCCGTCCAACAGACCGCGCTCTTCGGTTGA